The DNA sequence GTAGCCTGTATAGAATGCATGGTATTTGCCCTCGCCGTATATGACTGATCCAGTCCATACTCCCGATGCATCCGGCTCGTCGCCCTCGCCCGGATAGAGCGCTGTAGGAAGCTCCTCCCAGTGCACCAGATCATCTGATACACTGTGGCTCCATGTTGTTCTGAGTCTTGCCGGGTACACTGTTGTTCCCGGAGGGGAAGTCAGTGAGAATATATGATATTTGCCCTCGTGGTAGAAAGGTATTGCATCTCCCGTGGAATCCGCGAAGGACATCTTTCTAAAAATCTCCATATTATCAATCCTCTCTTTCTACTAGTTTGCTGCAAGTTTCTTCTTTTTGAGGAGCTCAAGCTTGCCCTTCTGTCCATCAAGGAGTACCGCACATGCGATGATGAGACCCTTGATGATGAGCTGCCAGTATGATGACACTCCGATAAGGTTAAGACCATTTGAGATGATTCCGATGACCATGGCACCAAATACTGTTCCACTGATCCGTCCTTTACCACCTGTCATAGAGGTTCCGCCAAGTACACAGGCTGCGATGGCATCAAGCTCGTATCCGCTTCCAACTGAAGGCTGGCCTGAGTACATTCTTGAACAGAGTACAAGTCCTGCGAATGCTGAGAGAAGTCCTGATATTGTAAACACTATGATCTCTATCTTCTTGATAGGTACACCTGAAAGTCTTGCGGCCTCGCGGTTACCACCTATCGCGTATACGTATGTTCCGAACTTTGTCTTACTGAGGATGAAGCTGAACAGTATGATGAGCACTACCATGTACACTACCGGAAGTGGAATCACATTGAACAGATATCCTGTACCGATCTCGATAAAGAGCTTGTTTGTGATACGTGTTGACTGTCCACCTGTGTAGACATAAGCTATACCACTTGCTATATTCATCATGGCCATTGTGATGATGAATGCAGGCACCTTGAAATTGGCTACTATGAAACCACTTACAAAGCCAGCCGCTGTGCCGACCAGAAGGCCTGCTGCTATTGCTACGCCGAGAGGAAGTCCCTGATTAACTATAAAACCTACGGTTAGAGTTCCCGACATAGCTACTATCGATCCAACTGACAGGTCAATGTGACCAAGTATGATTATGAGTGTCATTCCAAGTGCTATGTATGTGTTGATCGATATCTGTCTAAGCACTGATATGATGTTGTTGGTCGTTAAAAACTTGTCTGTGGCAAGTGCTACGGCCACACACATGATTATCAGAACCACTATGATTCCTATGTTGCCCTTGACTATGGATGTCAGGGGATTGTTTTTTAATATAGAAGTTGCTTTTGAATTCTTCTTTGTCTCGCCCATATTATTCGATACCTCCTGCAGCGTATTTCATTATCTCTTCCTGTGAGAGCTCGTCCTTTGACAGCTTCTTCACGAGTTTTCCGGCTCTGACCACACATACGTTGTCGCACATGTTGATGATCTCAGGAAGCTCACTGGATACCATGATTATCGCTATGCCTTCCTTTGCCAGTTCATTGATTACTGTGTATATTTCAAATTTTGCATTTACATCAACGCCTCTGGTCGGCTCATCCAGAATGAGCACATCCGGCTTGGTTGCAAGCCATTTGCCCAGAACTACCTTCTGCTGATTTCCACCTGACAGGCTGCCCGCCTCGATCTCAGGTGACGCCGCCTTGATCCGCAACCGCTTTGAATAATGGTCTATGACCTCACCGCGCTTTTTCTCGCTTATGGCGATTCCATTCATATAGAATCTGAGGGATGAGAGTGTTAGGTTGAACGCCACGCTGTTGCCGAGCACCAGTCCCTGCTTCTTTCTGTCCTCAGGAACCAGGGCTACGCCTGACTTGATCGCCTGCATCGGATTCTTGAAGTGTACCAGCTTTCCGCCGAGTATCACCTCGCCTGATGTAGGCTGTGTGGCACCAAATACCGCCTCCATGATCTCGCTTCGTCCGGCACCGACCAGACCTGAGAATCCCAGGATCTCACCCTTGTGTACCGAAAAACTTATATCTTCAAAGACACCTGTCTGTGAAAGGTTCTTTACCTCCAGAGCAACCTCTGCCTTGTCCATGTCACAGTAATCCCTGGCATAGAAGCTCTCCAGATCTCTTCCTACCATCATCGCAACCAGCTCATTCGGGTTGGTCTCAGATGTCTTTTTTGTTCCTACGTATGCACCATCCCTGATGACGGTAACTCTGTCAGATATCCTGAAGAGCTCCTCCATTCTGTGGGAGATGTAGATTATACTTACCTGTTTCTTTCTGAGATTCTCAATGATCTCAAATAACTGCTCCACCTCTTCATTTGAGAGTGATGAGGTAGGCTCATCCATAACTATGATCTTACCGTTGAATGAGACCGCCTTGACGATCTCCACCATCTGCTGCTGTGCGATGGTCAGATTCTCTACTATCGTGTCTGCTTTTATATTCACACCGAGGGACGATATCATCTCCTCTGCTCTTCTGTTCATCTCTGCAAAGTCCAGCGTTCCAAGCTTTGTCCTTATCTCTCTGCCGAGAAACAAATTCTGTGCCACCGAAAGATATGGAACAAGTACGATTTCCTGATGTATTATTCCTATACCATTTTCTCTGGCAGCCGGAACTCCGTTGATCTTGACCTCCTTGCCATTTACCTTGATGATTCCGCTGTCGGGCTGGTAAATTCCGCCGAGGACCTTGATCAGTGTGGACTTTCCTGCACCATTCTCACCGAGCAGTGCATGTACCTCTCCCAGCTCAAGGGAAAAGTCGATGCCACTTAAAGCATATATTCCGGAGAAGCTTTTCTTTATCCCTATCATTTCCAGAACTGTCTGTCCCATATTAAACCTCCAAGTTTCTAAAATAAATCTTTTGTTATCCTGCTTTTTCGGGATCTCGGCCGGAGATCTAAGATCCCCGGTCTCTCCCGTGTTATATACACCTACGTTGTGTCATGTATGTCCAGCCGGGGGCAGCCCCGTGCTGTTACTGCCAATCGTTAACTGTCTTCTCAGCCTCATCCTTAAGTACGAGGTGTGAGTCAAGATATACCTTCTTCTCGTCGATCGTTGTATCTCCGCCCACATACTTCTGTGCTGCGTTGAATGCGTACTCAGCAATCTGTACAGGAACCTGACATGCAACTGCTGTGAACTCGCCGTCGAGGAGTGCCTGCTTGCCATCTGGTGAAGCATCGATACTGTATACACCAATCTGACCTGTCTTGTTGGCTGCCTTAACTGCTGCTGCTGCGCCAAGTGCTGAAGGATCATTGATACAGAAGAATGCCTGAAGATCTGTGTTTGCTGTGATGATATCCTCTGCAAGGCTCATTGATGCATCAAGTGCTGCCTCGCCATCCTGCTGTGCTACGATGTTGAACTTATCCTTGTTATCACCGAGTCCGTCAAGGAAACCATTTACACGGTCTACACAACTCTCATTTGATGGGAAGTCAAGGATCGCAATGTCTGCTCCGTCCGGATAATCCTTAGCCATCTGCTCACCGACAAGCTGTCCTGCCATGTAAGCATTTGTTCCAACGAACTGTGTTACGAAGTTCTCTATGTCATCCTCGATAACTGCTGTATCTACATTGAAGATTGGGATTCCTGCATCCTTGATCTCTGCAAGACCTGATGTGATACCTGCTGAATCAACCGGGATGATGAACACTGCGTCGTATCCACTATTTGCCACGTCTGATAACTGGCTGAGCTGTGTGTTCAGATCGTAGTCAGGATCAAGACATGTATATGATATTCCGTTCGCATCGCAGAGCTCCTTGAGCTTGGCATCAATTGAACTCTGGAATGTATTGTTGAGTGTGTTTGTACAAAATGCAAATGACAGGTCAGATGACTTTGTGCTCTCCTGCTTTGTACCTGAATCAGATGAACCGTTGCCCGAAGTGTTTCCTGATCCACAACCTGCCAGTAAACTGAGTGACATGCACAGGCATGCTCCAACTGCTAATAATTTTTTAAATTTTCTCATAATTTTTACCTCCACTATCATGTATTTTCTTTGCTAACTCGTTGTCGAAAAACTGTTCTTAACCGATTTATTTACGTAAATTTTAAACTGTTTTTCGTCCCTTGCATGTTTTGATGATATAACTTTTGTCGGTTATTGTCAATATCAAGTGTTTTATTTATTGTTTATTCGTCATTTTGCACAAATAAAACTCTATTGTATTATATGGTTCGCGGGTCTTTTGTCGTTTTTTACGTAAATATTTTACCAGATGTCATGCTTATGGGATTTGTAGTGTATGATTGACACCCGTTACTTGTCACCTTGTCTCTTGTGTATAAACGCAAAAAATCCGCCAGAAAGATACAATTTTCTCTCTAACGGATTCTTTTTTAGATAAAAAGATACAGTTTCTAACTCTGTCCGACACAGACTAACTAAAGATGTCATATCACCTCAATCTGTCCGGCACGAACTAACTAAAGATGTCATGTCACCTCAATCTGTCCGGCATGGACTCATGGAAGATTTCCTTCCATGCAAGCCTGAGCTGTTTTGGCTCAACCTGATACGGCTGAACTCCCACATACTTTGGAAGCTGTTCTTCACTTACCAGGGACTTGGCAACAACTGCCGCGGCCGCTCTTCCCTGCTCGTATGGTCTCTGCGTGCTGAGTCCCTTGACGATTCCTTCCTCCATGCACCTGGCAATTCCATGATCAAGGTCCGTGGTGAACACCGCCACATCCTCCCTGCCAAGCTCCTTGAGTGCCTTTATAACCAGAAGTGCCGGGCGATCCCAGCTCACATACATTGCCTCAATTTCAGGATTGGCAGTTATCACGTCCTGGGCTACCTGATATGCATTGGATATCTCTCCAAAACTCCTGATCGTAACTATGTCAATATCAGGATAACTGTCCTTGATTATCCTCTCAGCGGCGTTATCCCTGACTCTTGTTCCATAGAATGCCGCACCATGAATAATGAAACCTGCCTTTTTTTTCTTGTTCTCCTTGCAGTATTCCCCCAGCATTCTTCCCGTGTTCGTTCCATTCTCCGACTCATTTACTGATACACAGGACACATAGCTGTTCTTGGACATGCCATCCGGAACATTGCTTATGAACACCAGCTTTGACACTTTGGAAAGTTCCTGAAACTTCTCTCTGGTACGGCTGTCATCCGCCGGAATAGCTATAACTGCGTCCGGCTTCTGAAGTCTTATTCCATCAAGCTGCGCATTCTGCAGTTCCGAGTCAAAGTGCGCATCCATAACCGACACCACATCTATCCCGAACTGCTCAAGCTCCTCACAGATACCCTTCTCATGAAGCTCAGCCCATGACGTACCTGTGTAATGGAATGATATGGCAACTCTGAAATGTCCTGCCTTCAGCCTCTGTTTTTCCTCCTTCGTCAGCACCACGGAATCAGGGGCAGCTGCCTTATCTCCAAATGGTCCATTATCCAGCATCTTGGTGGATTTCCTGACAACCAGTTCCACATCGGCATAGCAGTCATGGGATATGACCGCACCTGTGTTGATCTTCTCAAAAAGCATTCCAACTGCCTTGGTGCTTAACCCCTTCACATCTCTTCTGATTATGGTAAGCGGAGGATATGTAAGTTCTGACCAGCTCTCATCACCAAACCCAACCACAGATATCTCTCCCGGACAGTCGATTCCCATATCTCTCAGTGTCTTCATGAGGTAGAGCGTTATTCTGTTGCCCCCCGCAAGAACTGCGGTCGGCCTGTATCTGCGGAGCGCCTTCTGGATGACGAGCATACAGTCATCCTCGCCATTTTCCAGTGTCACATCCACTATATTCGCATCGTTTGTATTTATATTGTATTTCTGCAGAGCACTCAGGAAACCTTTTGTTCTCTCATCCCTGGTGGTACTGTCCGTACTCTCTCTGAAAAACAAAACATTCTTGTGTCCACTCGCGAGCAGATAATCTGCGCCCTTAAATATAGCCTCCCTGTCTCGGAACTCAACTGAGTCTATCCCTGATCCAAGTATATTTCTCTCCACGCAGACAAATGGAACGCCTGACTGTATAAGCTTTGTGTAGTTGGTTGCCACATCACTCACCGGCGCATGTATGATACCGGCAACCTTCTTGTTGACCAGAAGTCCGGCAAGCACCTGTGTCTCCTCCTTAAAATCATTGTCTGTTATCGCCACAAGGAACTGATATCCCTGTACACTGACAAGTTGCTCCACATAAGCTACCATATCTCTGTATATCGTACTTTCAATGTTCGGAATGACTGCAACGATCGTAGACTCTCGGCCAACCAGCAGTTTTCTCTCCTTATCTGCTATCTTATTCTGATATCCCGTCTCTACAATAATCTTCTCTATCTTATCCACAAGCTCAGGTCTTACATACCTTGTCCTGTTGATAACATGGGAAACTGTAGCTATGGACACCCCTGCCTTATCCGCAATCTCTTTTATTGTAACCTTTGACTTGCCCATATCTCGTTCTTTCTCCTTTATCACAGATATAACTCTGGCTTCCGTACATTGCCACTGGCAACGTCCTTTTCCGATATTATAATCTACTTTTCTATGTTTGTGCAACCACTGTCATCATCCAGACTGCCGGCTCTGTTGGAGGGCTACTGGCTCTGCGATGGCTACTGGCACCATGCAGTTGCCGGCTCCACCATTACATAAAACAGCACAAATTTTTCGCAAAATGCAGAAATGCAGATAAAAACGCCAAGTTATTTCCTGGTATTTCCCGGGTCCCGGGGGGGCAGATACTTAGTTCTGCCAGTTGATGTTCTCCCCCTGCAGCAATGGATATCTGGCAAGTTCTGTGCCGTCCTGCCCATATATCTGAATTCAAACGGATAATTTCTCGGAGTCACGGTGATCTCATCGCCGTACGAGAATTCATAATCCAGCGTTCTTCCAAAATAGAAATTCTTTGTCTTATATGTCGCCGCTGTACACATATTTTGTCTTCTTTCCAATCTCCTCAGATAATTTATATCATCAGTTCAAAGCCATAACAGCTCTTTTCAAATCCATAGTGTTCGTAGAAGCCATGTGCCCCTGTCCGCGGAAGACCGGAATCAAGGGTGACAGCCTTGCACCCCCTCTGCTTTGCAAGCTTCTTTGCATGATCCAGGAGTGCCACACCATAGCCATTTCCGCGGTCCTCCTCTCTTGTTATAAGGCTTGACACATAGCATGTGAGTCCCGACATCCAGAATGTATTGAAATAGTCTCCATGGCACATGCCCCTGCAAACGCCTTCATCCCATAATAAAAATGCAAAGCTGCGTTCGTCATTTATGACGTCCATATATACTTTGCGTATTTCTTCCCTGTCATATGTATTATATGTCCATAATTTCTCTATAAAATCAAATACAATATCAAAATCCTCTGCTGCCGCTTTTCTGATCTCCATAATTATATTCTCCTTTCACGCTGAGTTTCAGACCACTTAAACTGACTTTGCACCATCAACTAAATTACAACCAATGCTTACATTATAAAATATCAAAGTGATTATTAACAGACCGCCACCCATAAATTTATTATAAAATATCCCAGAAAATACTTGGGCAATACTTACATGACTTTTTGTCACATTTTCCTAATTTATTTAGTATAATGTAAATGTTTCGGGCTGACTTTGGTCACATTTATGACGCACAGCATATATCAAATAATATCGGGTGCTTTGCATTTGCCGGCACCTAAAATATGGAGAGAATCTTGACAGTGTTTCCACATCGTCCATATTTATCTCACCATTATTTACAAAGTCAGCCGACATAACCTCCTTGCCCTTACCATCGTAAAGTACAAGTGTCTTGGTCATTTCCTTCTGCTCCTCAAGTACCTGTTCGGAAGCCATCTTCAGTAATGCTGCCACCTGATCTATGCTTTTCACTTCACAGAATGCAGTATGCGTGATGGAACCATCTGCCCTCGTTACCTTTTTCATATCCACCGGAATATGACTTTTCTTACAGGCTTTCTCTAAAAGCTCCGCTGTTCTCTCATCATTCACATCAATATGCGTGACATCTTTGCCCTCTCTATTGAATCCCTTTAATGAGCCATGCGTTTCCTTATAATTCGACATTACCTTATCGACAACCTTGCCGAGCAATGTCTCCTTCTGTTCCTCGCTCATACCAGGATTCTGCTGTTCAGACCGCTTGCACGCATCTACAATGGCAGTAATCAGATCTACGCTGACAGTCACAATCGCCTTTCCTGTCTGGAACGACTCCTGCGTCAATTCATCGACCATTGTTCTGTCCTCCTGTTATATATTTTCCTGCTGCTTCTGTCTGTGGGTGCTCTCACCCATAAGATACACATTTTACTGCACATCTCGTGTTCCTCCTTGATTTCCTCTATCTGAACTTCTGGACAAAATGTCCTAAAGTTACATTCATATCCATTGCCCAACGGGCACAAAAAAAGAGCATCTATGTTTCAATCACATAAATGCTCTAACGCTGTTGTTTATAATAATATGTAATATCGGTTGAAACTGCATTACTACTAGCTAGTATACCATAAACATACTGTTTTAGTAAGAAATGTCCTATTTCATCCATGTATGCATATTGTCAAGTGTATGTGTCATATTTTATATTCAAAATAAAAAAAGCTGCTACTCTCTAAAAAATAACAGCCTTTCTTACTATATCAGCCTTTTGGAATTTGACCATCGACATACAGAATGTGATTAACTAACCGCTATGTGAGATATTTTAAAGTTCCCATAATCTGTTCATCTTGATCTTCTACCTCATCATTGTGTTGTTCTGTAACCTTAATATGTATAAATGCTTTTAGCATTTCCATAATCCATGCAGGTTACAATATGCATATACTTCTTCTACCTGTTCACCATCGCAAAGACAAAAATCTGCTGCCGGCTCCTGCCCTGGATTTAACTGTTTTCTATATATTCCCTGGTTTGTATTTAATGTAATCCACTCAATGAAATGCTCTTCAAGCATTGGATGTTTTGTCTCTCCGACCACGACATGAACATGACTGCCTTCTATCGTATATACAGGTACATGCTTCTCGACAGCAGCATCTGTCACTCCGGCTTTTAATTCCTGCATAGGTTCTCCGCAACAAATTACAGGTACACCCTTATCCTTTACCTTTTCAACAATGTTTCCACAATGCTTACAAATATAATACCTTACTTCCATGACTTTTTCTCCTTCCATGTGTAAAATTTATAATTCAATTGTCTCCATAATCTTTTTCAATGAATCTGCAGATTCCTTAAGCTTTAACGCTTCCTCGCCACTTAAATTAATAGGTATATCAGACTCAATACCATCTGCACCTACAATAGCTGGCATACTTAACGATACTCCGTCAATGTCATATACTCCATGAATCATGTGTGATACAGGAAGTATTGATTTTTCATCTCTCATAATCACTTCGCAGATTCTTTTTACAGACATTGCAATTCCATAATATGTAGCGTGCTTTTTGTTTATAATCTCATAAGCACTGTTCTTGACTTCTGTAGCTATTTCTGCCGTGTTTTCCTTGTGCTTGTAATGTCCACGCATTTCACACATTTCACTTAATGGAACACCAGATACATTGGCTGATGACCATGCTACAACTTCGCTGTCTCCATGCTCACCTATTATAAATGCATGAACACTCCTGCTGTCCACAGATAAATGCTCACCAAGCTTATATCTTAATCTGGCACTATCTAACACAGTACCCGATCCAATAACCCTGTTTTCTGGAAGTCCTGATAACTTTATGGCTACCTGAGTCAGGATATCTACCGGATTCGCAACTACAAGCATGATACCTGCAAAATTTCTCTTTGCTATTTCAGGAATGATTGACTTAAATATTGCTACATTTTTATTTACGAGATCAAGCCTTGTCTCTCCCGGTTTCTGTCCCGCTCCGGCAGATATGACAACAATTGCAGCATCAGCCACATCATCATAATCTCCGGCATATATTTTCATCGGACTCGCAAATGGAATACCATGACTGATATCCATCGCTTCTCCTTCTGCCTTGTTCTTATCTGCATCGATAAGGACAATCTCTGTAAACAAGCCACTCTGCATCAGAGCAAATACCGATGCAGAACCAACAAAGCCACAGCCTATCATTACTGCTTTTTTTGAATTAATCACTTTCTTCTTCGTAATAATCTCATCTCCTTAATAATTCTCTTCATGTACTTCAAAATAGCTCTGTGGATGATTACATACCGGACATACTTCAGGTGCCTTAGTTCCTACCACAATATGTCCGCAGTTACGGCATTCCCATACCTTAACTTCGCTCTTTTCAAATACTTGTGCAGTTTCAATATTCTTAAGAAGTGCACGATATCTTTCCTCATGGTGCTTCTCAATCTCACCTACTGCCCTGAATTTTGCTGCAAGCTCAGGGAATCCTTCTTCCTCAGCTGTTTTAGCAAAGCCATTATACATATCTGTCCACTCATAATTTTCGCCTTCTGCCGCTGCCGCCAGGTTTTCCTTTGTATCACCAATTCCTGCTAATTCCTTGAACCACATCTTTGCATGTTCTTTCTCATTATCTGCAGTCTTTAAAAACAATGCTGACATCTGCTCGTAACCTTCCTTTTTCGCTACAGATGCAAAATAGGTATACTTATTTCTTGCCTGTGATTCCCCTGCAAATGCCTCCTGTAAATTCTTCTCTGTCTGTGTTCCTGCATATTTGTTTTCTGCCATCTCTTTTACCTCCGTTTTCTTTACTACTTTTTCAAAATCTGATGCCGGGTGCTTGCACAAAGGACATATAAAGTCATCCGGTAATTCCTCGCCTACATATTCATATCCGCAAATTCT is a window from the Lachnospiraceae bacterium GAM79 genome containing:
- the rbsC gene encoding ribose ABC transporter permease (functions to transport ribose at high affinity; forms a complex with RbsA2C2B): MGETKKNSKATSILKNNPLTSIVKGNIGIIVVLIIMCVAVALATDKFLTTNNIISVLRQISINTYIALGMTLIIILGHIDLSVGSIVAMSGTLTVGFIVNQGLPLGVAIAAGLLVGTAAGFVSGFIVANFKVPAFIITMAMMNIASGIAYVYTGGQSTRITNKLFIEIGTGYLFNVIPLPVVYMVVLIILFSFILSKTKFGTYVYAIGGNREAARLSGVPIKKIEIIVFTISGLLSAFAGLVLCSRMYSGQPSVGSGYELDAIAACVLGGTSMTGGKGRISGTVFGAMVIGIISNGLNLIGVSSYWQLIIKGLIIACAVLLDGQKGKLELLKKKKLAAN
- a CDS encoding sugar ABC transporter ATP-binding protein, which encodes MGQTVLEMIGIKKSFSGIYALSGIDFSLELGEVHALLGENGAGKSTLIKVLGGIYQPDSGIIKVNGKEVKINGVPAARENGIGIIHQEIVLVPYLSVAQNLFLGREIRTKLGTLDFAEMNRRAEEMISSLGVNIKADTIVENLTIAQQQMVEIVKAVSFNGKIIVMDEPTSSLSNEEVEQLFEIIENLRKKQVSIIYISHRMEELFRISDRVTVIRDGAYVGTKKTSETNPNELVAMMVGRDLESFYARDYCDMDKAEVALEVKNLSQTGVFEDISFSVHKGEILGFSGLVGAGRSEIMEAVFGATQPTSGEVILGGKLVHFKNPMQAIKSGVALVPEDRKKQGLVLGNSVAFNLTLSSLRFYMNGIAISEKKRGEVIDHYSKRLRIKAASPEIEAGSLSGGNQQKVVLGKWLATKPDVLILDEPTRGVDVNAKFEIYTVINELAKEGIAIIMVSSELPEIINMCDNVCVVRAGKLVKKLSKDELSQEEIMKYAAGGIE
- a CDS encoding sugar ABC transporter substrate-binding protein; this translates as MRKFKKLLAVGACLCMSLSLLAGCGSGNTSGNGSSDSGTKQESTKSSDLSFAFCTNTLNNTFQSSIDAKLKELCDANGISYTCLDPDYDLNTQLSQLSDVANSGYDAVFIIPVDSAGITSGLAEIKDAGIPIFNVDTAVIEDDIENFVTQFVGTNAYMAGQLVGEQMAKDYPDGADIAILDFPSNESCVDRVNGFLDGLGDNKDKFNIVAQQDGEAALDASMSLAEDIITANTDLQAFFCINDPSALGAAAAVKAANKTGQIGVYSIDASPDGKQALLDGEFTAVACQVPVQIAEYAFNAAQKYVGGDTTIDEKKVYLDSHLVLKDEAEKTVNDWQ
- a CDS encoding LacI family DNA-binding transcriptional regulator; the protein is MHKHRKVDYNIGKGRCQWQCTEARVISVIKEKERDMGKSKVTIKEIADKAGVSIATVSHVINRTRYVRPELVDKIEKIIVETGYQNKIADKERKLLVGRESTIVAVIPNIESTIYRDMVAYVEQLVSVQGYQFLVAITDNDFKEETQVLAGLLVNKKVAGIIHAPVSDVATNYTKLIQSGVPFVCVERNILGSGIDSVEFRDREAIFKGADYLLASGHKNVLFFRESTDSTTRDERTKGFLSALQKYNINTNDANIVDVTLENGEDDCMLVIQKALRRYRPTAVLAGGNRITLYLMKTLRDMGIDCPGEISVVGFGDESWSELTYPPLTIIRRDVKGLSTKAVGMLFEKINTGAVISHDCYADVELVVRKSTKMLDNGPFGDKAAAPDSVVLTKEEKQRLKAGHFRVAISFHYTGTSWAELHEKGICEELEQFGIDVVSVMDAHFDSELQNAQLDGIRLQKPDAVIAIPADDSRTREKFQELSKVSKLVFISNVPDGMSKNSYVSCVSVNESENGTNTGRMLGEYCKENKKKKAGFIIHGAAFYGTRVRDNAAERIIKDSYPDIDIVTIRSFGEISNAYQVAQDVITANPEIEAMYVSWDRPALLVIKALKELGREDVAVFTTDLDHGIARCMEEGIVKGLSTQRPYEQGRAAAAVVAKSLVSEEQLPKYVGVQPYQVEPKQLRLAWKEIFHESMPDRLR
- a CDS encoding GNAT family N-acetyltransferase, producing MEIRKAAAEDFDIVFDFIEKLWTYNTYDREEIRKVYMDVINDERSFAFLLWDEGVCRGMCHGDYFNTFWMSGLTCYVSSLITREEDRGNGYGVALLDHAKKLAKQRGCKAVTLDSGLPRTGAHGFYEHYGFEKSCYGFELMI
- a CDS encoding desulfoferrodoxin Dfx, yielding MEVRYYICKHCGNIVEKVKDKGVPVICCGEPMQELKAGVTDAAVEKHVPVYTIEGSHVHVVVGETKHPMLEEHFIEWITLNTNQGIYRKQLNPGQEPAADFCLCDGEQVEEVYAYCNLHGLWKC
- a CDS encoding L-lactate dehydrogenase; this encodes MINSKKAVMIGCGFVGSASVFALMQSGLFTEIVLIDADKNKAEGEAMDISHGIPFASPMKIYAGDYDDVADAAIVVISAGAGQKPGETRLDLVNKNVAIFKSIIPEIAKRNFAGIMLVVANPVDILTQVAIKLSGLPENRVIGSGTVLDSARLRYKLGEHLSVDSRSVHAFIIGEHGDSEVVAWSSANVSGVPLSEMCEMRGHYKHKENTAEIATEVKNSAYEIINKKHATYYGIAMSVKRICEVIMRDEKSILPVSHMIHGVYDIDGVSLSMPAIVGADGIESDIPINLSGEEALKLKESADSLKKIMETIEL
- a CDS encoding rubrerythrin family protein, with the translated sequence MAENKYAGTQTEKNLQEAFAGESQARNKYTYFASVAKKEGYEQMSALFLKTADNEKEHAKMWFKELAGIGDTKENLAAAAEGENYEWTDMYNGFAKTAEEEGFPELAAKFRAVGEIEKHHEERYRALLKNIETAQVFEKSEVKVWECRNCGHIVVGTKAPEVCPVCNHPQSYFEVHEENY